A window of the Carcharodon carcharias isolate sCarCar2 chromosome 37 unlocalized genomic scaffold, sCarCar2.pri SUPER_37_unloc_2, whole genome shotgun sequence genome harbors these coding sequences:
- the LOC121274698 gene encoding cofilin-2-like, giving the protein MASGVKVSDEVVSCFNDMKVRKSCSQEEMKKRKKAVLFRLDNANEKIVVHEGKEILVGDVQNGTVCDPLQAFIDMLPKEDCCYALYDASFETKETKKEELIFIHWAPDGASVSRKMIYASSKDAIRKKFTGVKHEWQVTAIEELLDRSELGLKLGSGVVAFESQRLI; this is encoded by the exons ATG GCATCTGGTGTTAAAGTCTCTGACGAAGTTGTCAGCTGTTTCAATGATATGAAAGTGCGAAAATCATGCAGCCAGGAAGAGATGAAGAAGAGGAAGAAGGCAGTCCTGTTTAGATTGGACAATGCCAATGAGAAAATAGTTGTGCATGAGGGGAAGGAGATTCTGGTTGGAGATGTTCAGAACGGAACAGTTTGCGACCCTCTGCAGGCCTTTATTGATATGCTTCCAAAAGAAGATTGCTGCTATGCTCTCTATGATGCATCCTTTGAGACAAAAGAGACCAAGAAGGAAGAGCTGATCTTCATCCATTG GGCTCCTGATGGAGCAAGTGTTAGTCGGAAGATGATCTATGCCAGTTCCAAGGATGCAATCAGGAAAAAATTCACTG GGGTCAAGCATGAGTGGCAGGTGACAGCCATTGAAGAGTTATTGGACCGCAGTGAACTGGGATTGAAACTGGGATCTGGTGTCGTTGCATTTGAATCTCAAAGGCTAATCTAG